A region from the Populus trichocarpa isolate Nisqually-1 chromosome 18, P.trichocarpa_v4.1, whole genome shotgun sequence genome encodes:
- the LOC7458739 gene encoding COP9 signalosome complex subunit 5a, with protein sequence MDPYPSSSSSIAQKTWELENNIKTIDTSTPTIATGTSFLSDAIFHYDDAAQAKFLQEKPWSNDPNYFRRVRISALALLKMVVHARSGGTIEVMGLMQGKTDGDSIIVMDAFALPVEGTETRVNAQADAYEYMVDYSQTNKQAGRLENVVGWYHSHPGYGCWLSGIDVSTQMLNQQFQEPFLAVVIDPTRTVSAGKVEIGAFRTYPEGYKPPDDPVSEYQTIPLNKIEDFGVHCKQYYALDITYFKSSLDCHLLDLLWNKYWVNTLSSSPLLGNGDYVAGQISDLAEKLEHAENQLAHSRLGPLMAPQRKKDEESQLAKITRDSAKITVEQVHGLMSQVIKDILFNSVRQSNRSRAETSGPEPMVET encoded by the exons ATGGATCCctatccttcttcttcttcctcgatAGCCCAAAAAACCTGGGAGCTCGAAAACAACATTAAAACCATCGACACATCAACCCCAACAATAGCAACAGGCACTTCTTTTTTATCGGACGCGATTTTTCACTACGATGATGCAGCACAAGCGAAGTTCCTGCAAGAAAAACCGTGGTCGAACGATCCGAATTATTTTAGACGAGTGAGGATCTCTGCTCTTGCTTTGTTAAAGATGGTTGTCCATGCTCGATCAGGCGGGACTATTGAAGTTATGGGGCTAATGCAAGGGAAAACTGATGGGGATTCTATTATTGTTATGGATGCTTTTGCTCTTCCTGTCGAAGGGACGGAGACGAGGGTTAATGCTCAGGCTGATGCTTATGAGTATATGGTTGATTATTCTCAGACTAATAAACAG GCTGGACGTTTGGAGAATGTTGTTGGGTGGTATCACTCACATCCTGGCTATGGATGCTGGCTTTCAGGTATTGATGTTTCAACCCAAATGCTTAACCAGCAATTTCAGGAGCCGTTTTTGGCAGTTGTTATTGATCCAACAAGGACTGTCTCAGCGGGGAAAGTTGAGATTGGGGCATTCAGGACATATCCAGAAGGATACAAACCTCCAGATGATCCTGTTTCTGAATACCAAACTATTCCTCTTAATAAGATTGAGGACTTTGGAGTTCATTGCAAACAG TATTATGCTTTGGATATAACTTATTTCAAATCTTCTCTCGATTGCCACCTCTTGGATCTTTTGTGGAACAAATACTGGGTGAATACACTTTCATCTTCACCTCTCTTGGGCAATGGAGACTATGTTGCGGGGCAAATTTCTGATCTAG CTGAGAAGCTGGAGCATGCAGAGAATCAATTGGCACATTCTCGATTGGGACCATTAATGGCtcctcaaagaaagaaagat GAAGAATCTCAACTTGCAAAAATTACTCGTGATAGTGCTAAGATAACTGTGGAGCAGGTCCATGGTCTAATGTCACAG GTTATCAAggacatccttttcaactctgttCGTCAATCAAATAGATCTCGTGCAGAGACATCCGGCCCTGAGCCAATGGTTGAAACATGA